A region of the Cytobacillus luteolus genome:
TTGAACCAAAGTGGGAAAGTTAAAAAGGATAGCTTTTGATAGCTATCCTTTTTAACTTCTTGAATGAACAAATGGCCATACATTTTATTAGTAAAAGCCATCTACAGCTGCAGCATAGCGAATCGGATTTTGACAGATATAGTAATAATTCGCCATATCCATCTTTTTAAAACCATTAAAGGTGGGACGCATATTTGCTTCAATAAACCAAAGCTTTTGGTTCACATCAAATGCTAGATCTAATCCAAACTCTGCAAAATGCTCACCTGTTTCGTCCATAATTTCACAAAAGTGTTGAGCTGCAGCAATAACGTTTGTTTTTAGTAGATTAGAATGAACGGAGGGACCAAAAGACTCTTCTAATGCCATTTTTATAGGTAGCGCCATTCCACCACGTGAGATGTTTGTAACAAATTGGTTTTTCCCTGCCACTCTACATTCTATCCCACTACATTGCCATCCAGATTTTATGTTTTTTTGCATAACTACACGGATGTCCCATGGATTACCTTCAATCTTAGCTAGGTCTAAATAGGGCTGTAATATATAATTTTTCGATAGTAAGTTCTCCTGACTTAAGTAGTCCTCAATGGCCCAATTCGGAATGGTAAACTCTCGTTTGTTTCCTTCATTATAATCAACCGCCAAAATAGAGTCAGAGGTTTGTTTCTTAAAAATATAGATGCCTCTTCCTCTAGAAAGGTCTGAAGGTTTTAAAATAATCTTAGATGTTTCGTGCAATAATTTTAGCACGTCATGTTGATTTTCTAATTTATATGTGTCCGGTAAATATTGCTTAAATTTAACATTGTTGCTAAGTTCTTTATGAAGCTCCCACTTATCGTAACGAAAGGAATTAAAGACTTTATCATTGGTATACCTAGATAATTTTTCGGCAACTTGTTGGTTTGATTTATATCCACGACGGTAAATAACTGAAGGTATTGGGAGTTTTTGATAGTGCCACTTTTTACTTTCAGAATGATAATACAGCCCAAAAAGGCACTTTTTATCCCAGTCAATAGAACATTCCTTAAAGGCAATAACGAGTCCCCCAATTTGATTATAATTACGGACAGCGTCAGAGTATTCTTGCATATGTCGATGATGATAATAATAATGCTGCTCACCCAATAGTAAGCCAATAACAGGGCCGAGGTGAATGATACCTTCTTTAACGTAGAGTTTATAAGGAACTTCATCAGGAATGTGTAATACATCTAAAAGATCTTGAGAACAATTTATTTTGAGTGGGTTATTGTAGCTATGATTATCTGTTTTTTTGGAGTGAAAAGTCCTAACGTTTACCTTTAATTTTTGGTTGCCAAAATACAAAAAGGTAGTATTCTGCACTTCTATTGCTAGCCAGTTAGGGAGATAGATAGTCAATTCATCAGTCTGATGTTCATGGTCTTTCTGAATCTTTACCCATATCATAATAAGCATCCTTTAATCTTCTATATTGTTATTGAGATAATACATATAATGAAATGCATTTGATAAGTAAGCTTTCCAGTCAATCATACTAGCAGTATATAAATAACTTCTTGTTTCCCACCCTTTAACATACAAAAGATAAGGTTTACAGTCTTGGTCTACTAAAAAATCTAAGGTTGCTGTTCCTAGATTTGGAATATAATAATCCATTAGTGAACAACATTCAACCGATAAATTAGTTAAATCTTGTAATACATTATCTGGTTTTTGTATGGAAACTTCTTGAAGAGTCCATTCCAGTTTCTCAGCTATATGTTTTACATTAGATTCCTTAGCGAGAATCTCGCTTTTACCTACCATATCTGTTACACTCCACTTTCCATCCCCATTCTTTTGAACATAGACTCTTATTTCGAGGGGAGTGTCCATCCATTTAATTGGGCTTATTGGCTTTATGACCATGTATTTTTTTGATTTAATTCGCTTTTTAATTTGTCCAAACAATTCATCTTCACTACACTCGGTTGAACGATCTGTCGAAGAGAGAAGGTAATGATTTTCCTTTTCAGGTTGCTGATTCACCCAAAATACTTTATCTTTAGCAGATCCTTTCTCGGGTAATAGAAGGCACCCTTTATAGAAATTGAGAAATTCCATTAAGGTTTTGGGAGAGAACACATCGTAGTGGAGTAAATATTGGTCCTTTGATAGTAAAGAAGAAAACATATCAAAGAGTATACTTTGGTTAAAACGATTGATAGGGTTAATGACCATTACATTTTCTAGCCTACGGAGTTTACGCATTTTCTTAACACTGCTTGATTGTGAATGAAAAGTCATGTTGTAAATAAATTTTGGGATATTCGTAATTACTTTTTCCACTTTTAACCCAGATATAATCGTTCCCTCTACCGATTGAGTTTCAAGGTTTATTCCCTCAATAGGAAATAAAACAATATCCATTTCGTAATGAAGGGATATTTCTTGTAATTCCGTAATTAGTTGTAGAAATAACCTTTCCTTTTTTATTGGATAAAGCATTCCGTAAGAGATGGGTTTCTTTATGGTACTAAACGAATTCTTACGATCAGACTGTAAAAGGTTGTTTTTAATATGCTCAATTGAATGTTGTATATTTTTGAAGTGCTCAATGTCATTCTGATTAAATGAGTCTAGAGTAAGTAACTTCTTCAGTTCTTCTAATTCTAGTTCTAAAAATTCATTAAGACGGTGGTTTTTTTCGTATAATGCTTCTATCTTTTTAAAGTATTCACTTGTCATTTTTATCGCCCTCATCAGATATCTCGATATATATTAATATGAAAATAGGATGAAGTTGTGAATCAACCACTTTAGGAAGAACCCCCAAATTCACTTAATGTTTATACAATCCAATTAAAGTTTGCATAAACTATTATAAGAATATTTTTGAAAGGGGGTCGTTAGGAAGATGGCGTCTGAATATAAGCTAATACCTTTCAACACATATAGAGAGTGTTTAGCTGTTACATTTAAGAATGTATTAAGTAATAACCGTTGGAGCATTGAGCGAGCGTTAGAGCTTTACAAAGTATCAGATCAAACGTATAAAGATTATTTACGTTGTAAGTATACACTTTTGCTTCTTGGGCCTAGATCGAATGAGAAAATAAAGCAAATCAATGAAAAACAAATTTCAAATGATAAGTGTGAGTCAAACAATAGTGATTATTACAAGGATGCAAAGCAGAGATTTGTTTCCTTACTTACAGGCAACGGTGGTTCTGAAGGGAAATATAGTGAAAGTAAAAAAGAGAAGTCGTTGCAGGAGGACAAGAATAAAGTTGAGCCTAAAATGCCAAAATCAAAACGAACCAAAAAGAATCTGAAAAACGTTAAATTTTCTAATTCTGTCTTAAAACACCTTCAAGCTTACGCAACAGATCCTGTACGAGAAAAGGATAAACAAGATAGGAAAGAAAAAGAAGTAAAGATAAGTAAAGAAGAAATAAAAACTAAAAGTTCACAAGCGGACTTATTAAGACATGAGCTAAAGCTTGACCTGAAAAAAGCAGATAAGCAGAAAATAAAGGAAGAACCAAGAATAGATCCAATGAAGAAAACTAAAAATAAAATCGTACAAGAATTTCAGCATGTGGAAAAAGAGAAAGAACATAAGTTAGAAGAAAAATGTATTGAAAATAAAGTAAAAGTGCATGAGATTGATTATAAGCAAGAAACAAATCAAGAAATAGAATATGAAACTAAACAAGAAATAGAATACGGTACTAAACAAGAGCTAAAACAAGATATCAAAATTTCGAATAAAAACGGTACAGCTATCATTGCTGATAGTGGAAATTCTACCATTTATCTTGATTCCTATTAAAATGTACTATTATCATAGGTAAAGCGTCCTCTCACTTTAGGATTCTCTTAATATATATAGAGTATCAAGTGAGCGGGAGGTGAAAGATAAATGAGTTGGGGCAAATTAGAACAAAAATTTGAAGAACTTGCAAAAGCAATGGCTCAAGCAATTCAAGAGCAATGGCAGAAAGCTGAAGCAGACGCAGATGCTGAAGCAAAAGCAAAAGCGAAAGCTAATGCTGAAAACAAAGCTGAAAACAAATCAGATTCTGAGTCAGATGCTGAGGCTGAAAACGAATCTAAAATCTGGATTGATGTAAAAGGTGGAAATTCTTACATCATGAACAGTGGTAACTCTAAAGTTGAGGTGAAAGTTGAAGCTAAGTCTGATGTTGAAGCGGATGTTGAAACAGATGTTGAAGCAGATCAAGAATCAAGAAATGATGCTGAAAACAGAGCAGACCAAGAGACTGATCAAGAAACTGACCAAGACCAAGAAGCAAGAGCAACAAATGAAAATGACCTTGAAAACAGAAACGAAAATAACAACGAAAACGATAATGACAATGATAACGAAAATAACAACGAAAACGATAATGACAATGATAACGAAAATGACAATGACAATGACAACGAAAACAGAAATGAAAATGACAACAGAAATTAATTTTTTAAACATTAAGGTTGTCAGGAAAGCACTCAGAAATGAGTGCTTTTCTTTTTTATAAAAGTATCCCTATTCTAGTGATTATGCCCTTACCTCTTAACTTAATCAACGTATACATATAAAAGCAAGGCTTTTGGAAAGGAGGTTCACGATGAGTGAACGTGAATTAGAGATGATTCAATTATTTGAAAAGGTTGTAGATGAAAAACTAGAGAAGCACTTTAACCAATTAAAACAATCCACAACTGAAATAAGCAACGCAAATGGAACAGCATCCATCTTAAAAAGTGGCAATAGTATTGTATATATTGATAATTCTGGAATTGCCTATGCGATGCTTTTGTTCTTTTATCAAATGATGAATGAAAAGGATCAAAAGAATTTAGATATGAATGAGGTTTTGAGTAAGATTGAAGAAAGAATGTCAAAAAACCGAAAAAGCTTTGAAGAGCTCATTTCTTCTGTAAAGGAATCACAAGAGTAACTATTACTTCATATTTTAGAAGATATATCATAGGTAAGGGGAGATGCAAATTGGAATTATCGTGGATTTATCTACTTGTTTTTGGATTGGCCTCTTTCCGTTTAACTAGATTACTGGTTTTTGATAAGATAACAGCCTTTATTCGGCGACCATTTATAGATGAAATTGAAGAGGTAGAAGAAGATGGGACCTTTTCAACTTTTATCGAAATAAAAGGAACAGGTATAAGGAAATGGTTTGGCGAGTTACTGAGTTGTTATTGGTGTACAGGTATTTGGTGTTCTACTTTCTTATATTTACTTTGGCTTTTTATTCCTGTTTTTATCCAACCAGTTATTTTCATATTGGCTATTGCAGGGTTAGCAGGTTTAATTGAAACACTTAATACAAAATTGCTGGATTAGACCTTGCCTAGAGAACAATTTACTTCATAATCACATAAAATAGTTAGAGAAAGCCATATGAAAGAACAGGGGGAACTGTGATGAGAGAAAGGAAAAGAAAATCCTCCATTAGACCAACTACTTCTTCTGATAATGGGGGAACAAAGGAAACAAAAAAAGAAAGAAGAAGAAGAGGCTGTGGCTGTGGTGGCCGAAGAAGAAGAAGAGATAAAGATACAGATGAAAAATAGGAACCAGCACCCTAAAAAGGGGCTGGTTTTTAAATTTTAATAGAATAAAGTAGGTTTTGTAGTATTATTTGTTGGCAAATCGTCTTTCTTATTATTTGTTAAAAGAGAGGTACAATTATTTGCAAATTCGTATGGAATGACTTGTTCATATGGTGGAGGATTTATGACTGCATTTCGATTTTCTCGATATGGTTTATCAATTTTTCTATTTTCTTCATTTTTATCTTTCTTCAATTCTTCAACAACAATACGGCCAATCTGTCGTCCAAGTCGAAGACCTTCTGAATTATCTAGCGGGAAATGAACTCCTGCATAAAGACGAGAATCTGAACATTCCTCGGACATTTTCCGTAATTTTTTTGCTTCGCCTGGGAAAAAATAACCTAACACTTGTTCAACACAGCCTGCAATGGTTGCATGTCCAGAAGGGTAGGTAGGATGCCTGGGTGTACAAAGGATTGTTTCTAATGACTGGTCTAATTGGTTGGGCCTTGCAACCTGCCAATCAAACTTACATTTCCATGTTACTACAAATGCATCATTAACAGCTGCCAGTACAGCAGCAAGTATTCGTGCTGCTCTCGGTGCAGGTACTTTGTAAGTATCGATTAAGCGATCCATAATAGGAACAAATTGCTTAGTTGGTACTCCTGTTCCCCAGTATTTAGCCACTTCCATTTGATGTGGGGTTAAGTTCTCTAACGTTTTTTTTACAATCGCAAGTTGAGGTTTCCAGTCAATTGTAGATGGATTGCGGATATCAAGTTGTATCTTCTTACCATTTTTATAAAAAAACTCACCTATTTCATTTGTCTTTATATAATGGGTTACCCATGACCCGGCCGACGGTTCCTCGGGATTAGTAGGAGGCACTTGTTCTCCAGCGTAGGGAATTTCATTCCATTTCTTCAATAAATCCATTTTCATAGCTCCTTTTCATAATTTCAATTACATAGTATGAAAAGAGGAATATTTTGCTTAATTATTTTTTTATGGGTGAAAATGGAAATCATAAAATAGTTAGCAGCTATACATTATAAGGTTGTATTAATGTTATGAAATAAGGAGGTAAACAAATGACAGTTGTTACTCAAGTAGCACAAACTCTTGCTGGGTTAAAAAGTGCTCAAGCTAGTTTTGAAACGTTTGCACTTCAAACGGACAATGAACAAGCTAAGCAAATGTATCAACAGGCTGCACAACAAACACAAGCGATTGTTGATATGTTAGATCCACGTGTGCAAGAAATTAAACAAGAAGAGCCACAATATAACCAGTAATACGTTTTAGGGGTTGGTAATGATACCAGCCTTTTTTTCGAAGATACATAATAGAGAATGGACTGAAGAACGTGGATAAAAAATGGGTAGTCATTATTATTATACTAGTTAGTTCCTTGACAGCTTGTAGTCAATATGAGCCGAAAAATATAGAAGGTATAGATGCTTCAAAGTTAGATGTCATTCAAATTCCGTCTGAGCAAGCTGAAGCAAAGGTAAAGGGAATGGATGAGGTAACTGAGGTTATCGCTGTAAATATGGATAAAAAGTTATTGCTTGCGTTTAGAGTTAAGCAGTTTGAAAAGTTCCGTTTAAATCAAATAGAAAAAAAGGTTGAAGAAGAATTAAAAAAGGACTTTAAAGAATACGATATGACCGTCTCTAGTGACTTAAAGATCTATTTAGAAACAACAAAAATAAAAAATGATGTGTACTTAAAAAAAATTGATGAATCTAAAGTGGAAAAAGAAATGGAAAGAGTAATAAAGCTAAGTGAAGAACAAACATAAGGCAGGGTGATTATTATGCCAAATAAAAATAGAAAAAACTTATCAATGACACAACAAGAGTACCAGCAATTTCAAACTAAACATGAAACGAAGCGGCCAGTTGCCAAAAACATCATTAAAGCTTTTCTGGTCGGCGGAATTATTTGCACAATTGGACAGGCTGTCCAATTATTTTATATCTATAACTTTAATTTTACGGAGGCAACAGCGGGAAATCCTACTGTCGCAACCATGGTGTTTTTTGCAATGCTGTTAACAGGATTCGGTGTATATGACCGACTTGCTCAATTTGCGGGGGCAGGTAGTGCAGTGCCAGTTACTGGATTTGGTAATGCTGTTATTTCAGCAGCAATTGAACATCGTACTGAGGGCTTTGTTCTTGGGGTCGGATCAAATATGTTTAAACTTGCTGGTTCGGTTATATTATTTGGGACATTCTCAGCGTTTGTCGTTGCTCTAATTAAAACGATTCTTATGAAATGGGGCGGTTTTTAATATGATGCAAGGACATGCAACTTGGGTGTTTGAGAATAAGCCAGTAATTATATCATCTGCAGCAGTTGGTGGACCGTTTGAGGCTAATGGAGCAATTGCTGATGATTTCGATCTTCTACATGAAGATCTCTGGCTAGGAGAAGATTCTTATGAAAAAGCACATAAAGTACTTTTTGAAGAAGCCTATTTTAAAGCTATAGAGAAAGCGAATGTAGATAAAGAGAAAATCCAATTCATATTAGCAGGAGACTTAATTAATCAAATTACCCCTTCAAGCTTTGCCGCAAGAACACTAGGAACTCCGTATTTCGGTCTTTTCGGAGCTTGTTCTACCTCAATGGAAGGACTCGCACTTGGTGCATTCATTGTTAATCATGGTGGTGCAAAATACTTACTAACTGCAGCAGGAAGCCATAATGCAGCAGTGGAAAAGCAGTTTAGATATCCAACAGAATATGGAGGTCAAAAGCCACCTACTGCTCAGTGGACGGTAACAGGGGCTGGCGCAGCCGTTTTGAGTGATAAAGGGGAAGGTCCTAGAGTTACTTCAGCTACAATTGGGAAAGTAATTGATATGGGCTTGTCTGATCCATTTAATATGGGAGGAGCAATGGCACCAGCTGCTGTTGATACAATTGAAGCTCATTTTAGAGATCGAAACATTGATCCTTCTTACTATGATTTAATTGTAACCGGTGACCTAGGCCATATCGGCCGTGAAGTATCGTTAGATTTATTAAAAAAGCATGGCTTAGAAATTGAGGATTCAAAATATCAAGACTGTGGTTTACTAATCTACCGAGAAGACCAACCAGTATTATCTGGTGGAAGTGGAGCAGGTTGTTCAGCAACTGTATTATACGGACATATATTGAATCGAATGAAAAAAGGGGAATTGAAAAGAATTCTAGTAGTTGCAACTGGGGCACTACTATCACCAATATCTTTTCAGCAAAAAGAAACGATTCCTTGTATTGCACATGCTGTTTCAATTGAGTACGGGGGTGAAGGGAATTGATTCAAACTTTCTTTTGGGCCTTTGTTGTAGGTGGACTTATCTGTGTAATCGGTCAAATCATGTTTGACGTCTTTAAGCTTACTCCAGCACATACATTGAGTACACTTGTTGTATCGGGTGCTATTTTAGACGGATTTAATCTTTACGAACCTTTAATTGCGTTTGCCGGCGCAGGCGCGACGATTCCAATCACGAGCTTTGGTAATGCTCTTGTCCATGGAGCACTTCAGGAAGGGGAGAAGCATGGTATTGTCGGGGTATTAACAGGGATGTTTGAGGTAACGAGTTCTGGTATCTCCTCAGCCATCATTTTTGGTTTTATTGGTGCATTACTATTTAAACCAAAGGGTTAGGAGGGAAGGTTTATGACGGTTGCCTCTCAAGTAAAACAAACACTTGCCAGTTTGAAAAGTATGCATGCAAGCTTTCAATCATTGGCTCTGACCTCGATTGATGAGGATGCGAAAAGAACATTTCATGAAGTTATGTTAACAACAGAAGAGATCATTACGGATGTAAAAGCACGAGTTGGAGAACTAGAATATGAGGAACCCCAGTATAAAGGGTTTTAGCCTAAGCAATTGTTAGAAAGTGAGGTGCTATATGTCTGAATGGGTAGAGGTAGTCATACGCTCTTTTGGAATTCTTATTGGATTATTTTTAATAACCAAGCTCCTCGGAAAAAAACAGCTCTCTAAATTGTCTTTTTTTGAATATATTGCTGGTATCACAATAGGGAACATCGCTGGTACTTTATCTATGGATTTAAGACTTAACATGGCAAACGGGATATCAAGTATATTGGTTTGGTTGCTCTTTCCTTTAGTGCTTTCATTACTATCATTAAAAAGTAAAACAGTCCGTGATTTTGTAGAAGGAAAATCAACTGTCTTTATTAAAAATGGAAAGATTATGGAGGATAACTTAAAAAAAGAACAATACTCAGCTGATGAACTCTTGGAACAATTACGACGGAAGAATATATTTCGGGTAGCGGATGTAGAGTTTGCTCTACTTGAACCAACGGGTGAAATAACCGCTCTTTTAAAAAGAGAAAAACAACCTCTAACTGTCGGAGATATTATTAAAAACTCTGCTTCAATTAAGGAACCTCAAACGGTAATGATGGATGGAAGTATTTTGGATGAACCTTTATCTACGATTGGATTGAACCGAGGGTGGCTTAAGGAAGAACTAGACAAAATCGGGGTAACACCAGAGAATGT
Encoded here:
- a CDS encoding DUF1360 domain-containing protein, with product MELSWIYLLVFGLASFRLTRLLVFDKITAFIRRPFIDEIEEVEEDGTFSTFIEIKGTGIRKWFGELLSCYWCTGIWCSTFLYLLWLFIPVFIQPVIFILAIAGLAGLIETLNTKLLD
- the spoVAD gene encoding stage V sporulation protein AD; the protein is MMQGHATWVFENKPVIISSAAVGGPFEANGAIADDFDLLHEDLWLGEDSYEKAHKVLFEEAYFKAIEKANVDKEKIQFILAGDLINQITPSSFAARTLGTPYFGLFGACSTSMEGLALGAFIVNHGGAKYLLTAAGSHNAAVEKQFRYPTEYGGQKPPTAQWTVTGAGAAVLSDKGEGPRVTSATIGKVIDMGLSDPFNMGGAMAPAAVDTIEAHFRDRNIDPSYYDLIVTGDLGHIGREVSLDLLKKHGLEIEDSKYQDCGLLIYREDQPVLSGGSGAGCSATVLYGHILNRMKKGELKRILVVATGALLSPISFQQKETIPCIAHAVSIEYGGEGN
- a CDS encoding DUF1657 domain-containing protein, with the translated sequence MTVASQVKQTLASLKSMHASFQSLALTSIDEDAKRTFHEVMLTTEEIITDVKARVGELEYEEPQYKGF
- a CDS encoding DUF1657 domain-containing protein; its protein translation is MTVVTQVAQTLAGLKSAQASFETFALQTDNEQAKQMYQQAAQQTQAIVDMLDPRVQEIKQEEPQYNQ
- a CDS encoding YheC/YheD family protein codes for the protein MTSEYFKKIEALYEKNHRLNEFLELELEELKKLLTLDSFNQNDIEHFKNIQHSIEHIKNNLLQSDRKNSFSTIKKPISYGMLYPIKKERLFLQLITELQEISLHYEMDIVLFPIEGINLETQSVEGTIISGLKVEKVITNIPKFIYNMTFHSQSSSVKKMRKLRRLENVMVINPINRFNQSILFDMFSSLLSKDQYLLHYDVFSPKTLMEFLNFYKGCLLLPEKGSAKDKVFWVNQQPEKENHYLLSSTDRSTECSEDELFGQIKKRIKSKKYMVIKPISPIKWMDTPLEIRVYVQKNGDGKWSVTDMVGKSEILAKESNVKHIAEKLEWTLQEVSIQKPDNVLQDLTNLSVECCSLMDYYIPNLGTATLDFLVDQDCKPYLLYVKGWETRSYLYTASMIDWKAYLSNAFHYMYYLNNNIED
- the spoVAC gene encoding stage V sporulation protein AC, whose protein sequence is MPNKNRKNLSMTQQEYQQFQTKHETKRPVAKNIIKAFLVGGIICTIGQAVQLFYIYNFNFTEATAGNPTVATMVFFAMLLTGFGVYDRLAQFAGAGSAVPVTGFGNAVISAAIEHRTEGFVLGVGSNMFKLAGSVILFGTFSAFVVALIKTILMKWGGF
- a CDS encoding YheC/YheD family protein; this encodes MIWVKIQKDHEHQTDELTIYLPNWLAIEVQNTTFLYFGNQKLKVNVRTFHSKKTDNHSYNNPLKINCSQDLLDVLHIPDEVPYKLYVKEGIIHLGPVIGLLLGEQHYYYHHRHMQEYSDAVRNYNQIGGLVIAFKECSIDWDKKCLFGLYYHSESKKWHYQKLPIPSVIYRRGYKSNQQVAEKLSRYTNDKVFNSFRYDKWELHKELSNNVKFKQYLPDTYKLENQHDVLKLLHETSKIILKPSDLSRGRGIYIFKKQTSDSILAVDYNEGNKREFTIPNWAIEDYLSQENLLSKNYILQPYLDLAKIEGNPWDIRVVMQKNIKSGWQCSGIECRVAGKNQFVTNISRGGMALPIKMALEESFGPSVHSNLLKTNVIAAAQHFCEIMDETGEHFAEFGLDLAFDVNQKLWFIEANMRPTFNGFKKMDMANYYYICQNPIRYAAAVDGFY
- a CDS encoding vanadium-dependent haloperoxidase; translated protein: MDLLKKWNEIPYAGEQVPPTNPEEPSAGSWVTHYIKTNEIGEFFYKNGKKIQLDIRNPSTIDWKPQLAIVKKTLENLTPHQMEVAKYWGTGVPTKQFVPIMDRLIDTYKVPAPRAARILAAVLAAVNDAFVVTWKCKFDWQVARPNQLDQSLETILCTPRHPTYPSGHATIAGCVEQVLGYFFPGEAKKLRKMSEECSDSRLYAGVHFPLDNSEGLRLGRQIGRIVVEELKKDKNEENRKIDKPYRENRNAVINPPPYEQVIPYEFANNCTSLLTNNKKDDLPTNNTTKPTLFY
- a CDS encoding DUF421 domain-containing protein, with product MSEWVEVVIRSFGILIGLFLITKLLGKKQLSKLSFFEYIAGITIGNIAGTLSMDLRLNMANGISSILVWLLFPLVLSLLSLKSKTVRDFVEGKSTVFIKNGKIMEDNLKKEQYSADELLEQLRRKNIFRVADVEFALLEPTGEITALLKREKQPLTVGDIIKNSASIKEPQTVMMDGSILDEPLSTIGLNRGWLKEELDKIGVTPENVFLAQVDSFGQLTVDLYDDKVQVPPPVTLKLLQASIKKCEADFELFALQTESQAAKEMYMKNAEKIREIENKVKPYLEG
- the spoVAE gene encoding stage V sporulation protein AE — encoded protein: MIQTFFWAFVVGGLICVIGQIMFDVFKLTPAHTLSTLVVSGAILDGFNLYEPLIAFAGAGATIPITSFGNALVHGALQEGEKHGIVGVLTGMFEVTSSGISSAIIFGFIGALLFKPKG